In Megalopta genalis isolate 19385.01 chromosome 17, iyMegGena1_principal, whole genome shotgun sequence, a single genomic region encodes these proteins:
- the LOC117223676 gene encoding uncharacterized protein LOC117223676 isoform X2, producing MSFAKAKIKRFNELENDVPPPGAYDPKFDTEVRGAMLDKSDRFQDNRSTNSTECNLSVCNHSSNKSGIIFRTPQPAKKPAVQNQSGKIKSRSILSSSDTKLKYTSDHKIADLQVECSNKNKTIEEYLKHIHEMQEEIQKLHSQLEELHKNQAEVEQRHQNERESMIQLQQEVLQEHIKRHRSEIELIQKQLIEACEAKAHEIQAKEDLESDLRSRISDFEKKIDTVESALTNQKRLSEDKIQSLVKQVEGLMKKIEKTSENHKEEVCSLEQEKLELNTCINNLTNKITKCEERLKRMIIECDTRVHVMVKEAKTAVEEEMRLTKERYTAYLTRIEKERSELDEKLSEKDAEINKLSIILGELKSSTQIQETFGLSLQLELDQAEAELAEKGEELQTLKNQIRKEATEMTARKKKLEATMRENQALVITLTKHLAENNTDVEKLQRELKRGEDSVNEHHELLTIMRNNSKVVHSQIHDLMKEFDDKRVLVNQLESEKVNKIHVIKSVFEAKIQDLKQLTTKEVTQLHANCDKKDAQNAEMKIRLQNMAERLDETKNMLLKLEKKNSTQELEISQLETINRELARQLEESKLEIAKSNNFLEAETIKYKDTLNEANVRIEELSNTVRTFEERRNNIEDKTELLEEEKARREAAEEEIRKLLEYNARLKKDHEEISEKYAELIGHQNHKQRIKHVSQLKDKITQLEMDLRKKTTKIEQQQKIIEKIRSEEKHVPNKFR from the exons ATGTCGTTTGCAAAAGCTAAGATCAAAAGATTTAACGAATTGGAAA ATGATGTACCGCCACCAGGAGCATATGATCCTAAATTTGATACTGAAGTAAGAGGGGCTATGCTAGACAAATCAGATAGATTTCAGGATAATAGAAGTACAAATAGCACTGAATGTAATTTGTCAGTCTGCAATCACAGTAGTAACAAATCTGGTATAATTTTCAGAACG CCTCAACCAGCAAAGAAACCTGCTGTTCAAAATCAAAGTGGAAAGATAAAAAGTAGATCTATTTTGTCTTCATCagatacaaaattaaaatatacttCGGATCATAAGATTGCAGATCTGCAAGTAGAATGTTCAAATAAAAACAAAACTATAGAAGAATATTTGAAACACATACATGAAATGCAGGAAGAGATACAAAAGTTACATTCTCAGTTGGAAGAATTACATAAAAACCAAGCAGAAGTTGAACAACGCCATCAGAACGAAAGAGAATCTATG ATTCAATTGCAACAGGAGGTATTACAGGAGCATATCAAGAGACATCGTTCCGAGATAGAGCTCATTCAAAAACAATTAATTGAAGCTTGTGAAGCTAAAGCACATGAAATCCAAGCTAAAGAAGACTTAGAAAGTGATCTCAGAAGTCGTATATCAGATTTCGAGAAAAAGATAGATACAGTAGAGTCTGCATTGACCAACCAGAAACGTCTCAGTGAGGATAAA ATTCAAAGTCTTGTAAAACAAGTTGAAGGATTAATGAAAAAGATAGAAAAAACATCAGAAAATCATAAAGAAGAGGTCTGTTCATTGGAACAGGAGAAGCTTGAACTTAATACttgtattaataatttaacaaacaaaattacaaaatgtGAAGAAAGGCTGAAAAGAATGATTATTGAATGTGATACACGG GTGCATGTTATGGTCAAAGAAGCAAAAACTGCCGTAGAAGAAGAAATGCGATTAACCAAAGAAAGATATACAGCATACCTGACTCGGATCGAGAAGGAACGATCAGAATTGGATGAAAAACTATCAGAGAAAGATGCAGAAATAAATaaactttcaataattttaggagAGTTGAAGTCTTCTACACAGATCCAG gaAACGTTTGGTCTTAGTTTGCAATTGGAATTAGATCAAGCAGAAGCGGAATTGGCAGAAAAAGGGGAAGAATTGCAGACTCTAAAAAACCAAATTCGAAAAGAAGCAACAGAAATGACAGCTAGGAAAAAGAA acttgaagctacaatGAGAGAAAATCAAGCATTGGTTATTACATTAACTAAACATTTAGCTGAAAATAATACCGATGTCGAAAAGTTGCAGCGTGAATTAAAACGTGGAGAAGATAGTGTAAACGAGCATCACGAGTTACTGACCATTATGCGTAATAATTCGAAAGTGGTACATAGTCAGATACATGATCTGATGAAAGAGTTCGATGACAAACGAGTATTAGTGAATCAATTAGAATCTGAAAAAGTAAACAAAATTCATGTGATTAaatctgtatttgaagccaaaatccAAGATTTAAAACAGTTAACAACGAAGGAAGTGACACAATTACATGCGAACTGTGATAAAAAAGATGCACAAAATGCCGAG ATGAAAATCCGACTTCAAAACATGGCTGAACGTTTAGATGAAACGAAAAATATGCTGCTTAAATTGGAGAAAAAGAATAGTACTCAAGAACTCGAAATTTCTCAATTAGAAACGATAAATCGTGAACTTGCTCGACAATTGGAAGAAAGTAAATTAGAAATAGCAAAAAGTAATAATTTCTTGGAAGCTGaaacaataaaatacaaagatACTTTAAATGAG GCAAATGTCAGAATAGAAGAACTTTCTAATACGGTTAGAACCTTTGAGGAGAGGCGTAATAATATAGAGGACAAGACTGAATTACTAGAAGAAGAAAAAGCCCGACGAGAAGCCGCCGAAGA AGAGATCAGAAAACTTCTTGAATATAATGCGCGCCTAAAAAAAGATCACGAAGAGATTAGTGAAAAATATGCCGAGCTAATAGGCCATCAAAACCATAAGCAAAGAATTAAACACGTGTCTCAGTTGAAAGATAAAATCACTCAACTGGAAATG GATTTACGCAAGAAAACAACAAAAATAGAACAGCAACAAAAAATCATTGAAAAAATAAGATCAGAAGAGAAACATGTGCCAAACAAGTTCAGATAA
- the LOC117223676 gene encoding uncharacterized protein LOC117223676 isoform X1 yields the protein MALYHSPTRIQTKENEDSVINIDKTTSSKECSSSITPVIQNDVPPPGAYDPKFDTEVRGAMLDKSDRFQDNRSTNSTECNLSVCNHSSNKSGIIFRTPQPAKKPAVQNQSGKIKSRSILSSSDTKLKYTSDHKIADLQVECSNKNKTIEEYLKHIHEMQEEIQKLHSQLEELHKNQAEVEQRHQNERESMIQLQQEVLQEHIKRHRSEIELIQKQLIEACEAKAHEIQAKEDLESDLRSRISDFEKKIDTVESALTNQKRLSEDKIQSLVKQVEGLMKKIEKTSENHKEEVCSLEQEKLELNTCINNLTNKITKCEERLKRMIIECDTRVHVMVKEAKTAVEEEMRLTKERYTAYLTRIEKERSELDEKLSEKDAEINKLSIILGELKSSTQIQETFGLSLQLELDQAEAELAEKGEELQTLKNQIRKEATEMTARKKKLEATMRENQALVITLTKHLAENNTDVEKLQRELKRGEDSVNEHHELLTIMRNNSKVVHSQIHDLMKEFDDKRVLVNQLESEKVNKIHVIKSVFEAKIQDLKQLTTKEVTQLHANCDKKDAQNAEMKIRLQNMAERLDETKNMLLKLEKKNSTQELEISQLETINRELARQLEESKLEIAKSNNFLEAETIKYKDTLNEANVRIEELSNTVRTFEERRNNIEDKTELLEEEKARREAAEEEIRKLLEYNARLKKDHEEISEKYAELIGHQNHKQRIKHVSQLKDKITQLEMDLRKKTTKIEQQQKIIEKIRSEEKHVPNKFR from the exons ATGGCGTTATATCATTCTCCAACCAGGATTCAAACGAAAGAAAATGAAGATTCagttattaatattgataaaactACTTCAAGTAAGGAATGTTCTTCATCAATTACACCGGTGATACAAA ATGATGTACCGCCACCAGGAGCATATGATCCTAAATTTGATACTGAAGTAAGAGGGGCTATGCTAGACAAATCAGATAGATTTCAGGATAATAGAAGTACAAATAGCACTGAATGTAATTTGTCAGTCTGCAATCACAGTAGTAACAAATCTGGTATAATTTTCAGAACG CCTCAACCAGCAAAGAAACCTGCTGTTCAAAATCAAAGTGGAAAGATAAAAAGTAGATCTATTTTGTCTTCATCagatacaaaattaaaatatacttCGGATCATAAGATTGCAGATCTGCAAGTAGAATGTTCAAATAAAAACAAAACTATAGAAGAATATTTGAAACACATACATGAAATGCAGGAAGAGATACAAAAGTTACATTCTCAGTTGGAAGAATTACATAAAAACCAAGCAGAAGTTGAACAACGCCATCAGAACGAAAGAGAATCTATG ATTCAATTGCAACAGGAGGTATTACAGGAGCATATCAAGAGACATCGTTCCGAGATAGAGCTCATTCAAAAACAATTAATTGAAGCTTGTGAAGCTAAAGCACATGAAATCCAAGCTAAAGAAGACTTAGAAAGTGATCTCAGAAGTCGTATATCAGATTTCGAGAAAAAGATAGATACAGTAGAGTCTGCATTGACCAACCAGAAACGTCTCAGTGAGGATAAA ATTCAAAGTCTTGTAAAACAAGTTGAAGGATTAATGAAAAAGATAGAAAAAACATCAGAAAATCATAAAGAAGAGGTCTGTTCATTGGAACAGGAGAAGCTTGAACTTAATACttgtattaataatttaacaaacaaaattacaaaatgtGAAGAAAGGCTGAAAAGAATGATTATTGAATGTGATACACGG GTGCATGTTATGGTCAAAGAAGCAAAAACTGCCGTAGAAGAAGAAATGCGATTAACCAAAGAAAGATATACAGCATACCTGACTCGGATCGAGAAGGAACGATCAGAATTGGATGAAAAACTATCAGAGAAAGATGCAGAAATAAATaaactttcaataattttaggagAGTTGAAGTCTTCTACACAGATCCAG gaAACGTTTGGTCTTAGTTTGCAATTGGAATTAGATCAAGCAGAAGCGGAATTGGCAGAAAAAGGGGAAGAATTGCAGACTCTAAAAAACCAAATTCGAAAAGAAGCAACAGAAATGACAGCTAGGAAAAAGAA acttgaagctacaatGAGAGAAAATCAAGCATTGGTTATTACATTAACTAAACATTTAGCTGAAAATAATACCGATGTCGAAAAGTTGCAGCGTGAATTAAAACGTGGAGAAGATAGTGTAAACGAGCATCACGAGTTACTGACCATTATGCGTAATAATTCGAAAGTGGTACATAGTCAGATACATGATCTGATGAAAGAGTTCGATGACAAACGAGTATTAGTGAATCAATTAGAATCTGAAAAAGTAAACAAAATTCATGTGATTAaatctgtatttgaagccaaaatccAAGATTTAAAACAGTTAACAACGAAGGAAGTGACACAATTACATGCGAACTGTGATAAAAAAGATGCACAAAATGCCGAG ATGAAAATCCGACTTCAAAACATGGCTGAACGTTTAGATGAAACGAAAAATATGCTGCTTAAATTGGAGAAAAAGAATAGTACTCAAGAACTCGAAATTTCTCAATTAGAAACGATAAATCGTGAACTTGCTCGACAATTGGAAGAAAGTAAATTAGAAATAGCAAAAAGTAATAATTTCTTGGAAGCTGaaacaataaaatacaaagatACTTTAAATGAG GCAAATGTCAGAATAGAAGAACTTTCTAATACGGTTAGAACCTTTGAGGAGAGGCGTAATAATATAGAGGACAAGACTGAATTACTAGAAGAAGAAAAAGCCCGACGAGAAGCCGCCGAAGA AGAGATCAGAAAACTTCTTGAATATAATGCGCGCCTAAAAAAAGATCACGAAGAGATTAGTGAAAAATATGCCGAGCTAATAGGCCATCAAAACCATAAGCAAAGAATTAAACACGTGTCTCAGTTGAAAGATAAAATCACTCAACTGGAAATG GATTTACGCAAGAAAACAACAAAAATAGAACAGCAACAAAAAATCATTGAAAAAATAAGATCAGAAGAGAAACATGTGCCAAACAAGTTCAGATAA